TGTTtacattatattatatataagttgGCTATTCAATTATCATCATGCATGATATTCACTTTTTTGCTCTTTTTTATGTAGATGTTTAACGACGAAACACCATTCTAATGTGCTTAAGTGTCCTACTGTTAGATTTATAGATatgtttgatatatttttaagatCAAAGATGTAAATAACATATTTTGCGTATAATGTAAATATTACTTTTGGCTTTTGATGCAAAATATAGGTTATTTTTTATGCTCTTTATGCATGATTAACAAAAAATACAGGTTGCTTTTAATTCTCTAATATGGTTAAAGTAGATATAGGTTAAAATATGGGAAAAAAATTTAAAGTAgagaattcattttttttaaaacagcAGATATTTTAACAACGGTTTTAACACCTAACCGTGGTTGTATATTGAATGCTGACAAGAATAAATTCCAAAATGTCGTTGCTGAGAATCTAACCTGAGACCTTTAGGTCTATGAAAATGGTTGAGTTAACTAACCATTGTGATATCGCGTGCGTTTTCCAGTATACTACAACAAACTCAGGACAATGATTGTAAGTAACACATTTACAATAACACTCTACATAACAACGTCAAGACCCGCGTGATTATATATCTTTTCTAACCATTGTTAAATGTCTTTTTCGTAGTAGTGATTCTATCAATGTCTAACACTTTTTAATACATTTGATATCTTTTTAGAAATGGCTCCAATTGCACAATCTAATGAGGGGGTTTCTGATATTGAATCTGACTAGCTTTCGAATTTCGTCACAAAATTAGGtaatgcatatttttatttacatgAAGAAGCAAAATTGTTGAAGAAGAATAATTCTGTtacattttgtttatattttgaaTACCATTCTGTCAATACCATTTGATTAGCATTCTGTTACCGAAATGCCATAAGTTAGAGAAGGGTGCAGATTGGTGGTAGAAGTGAGCTTCGAAGTGGTGGCTTGGATGTTAGATTGTGGTGTTACAAAACTCTTGAGAAAAATGATATTTGAGGAGTTAGTGAGAGGCAAGAAGGCAACAAGTCACTTGGATGCAAATGGATCTATACTATAAAGAACAAATTACAtagaatttttttatcatttctcTCATATATGTTGtgttatttttaatgttatttatttttcttcttagaGATGTTTGTGATGAAAAATGGTTGGACTAAGGATTGTTTTAAACATCTTTTATAACTGGACACCAATGTTCCTTTATTTTCTTATGAAATTCTTAGTCCAATGCTTATATGATCTTTCAACCTCCCATACTACAAATAAATGATTAAGCCTCAGAGCAACTGCTGCATCCGAAAAAGCAAATTACAAGTAACTAAACATATGGTATGAAAGGCAAAATATTTGCTAGGTAAAGATAGAAGTTTCAAAATAGCtgctaaagtaaaaaaaaaattgcactttcTAATATAAATCTAATTCATTTTTGTTAATCACTTCATTGCAAATGAAGGTTCTCAATGATGGCTCTAAAATATTTTAGTAAGGGGTGAACATTTATCGGTGGTTTAGTGTTAGTTTGGAAACACTGTTTTAAGGTATCCTTTTTCATTCCTTCAATGTATTGGTTTATAGAAAAACAAATGATGCTTTCGTTTACAGAAATAGTTATTATGAACCTTTTTCATGTGTCAATAGCATCTTTAATTTATTGAAGTTTATAAGAAATTGAACATCTTAATTACAatccaataaaaaaaatcatgtattCATCGCCACTGATGCCAAGACATCATTGATTTTCTTTTGGACTTCATAAACacttattttgttaaaaatagGAGTACACGAGGATCACTTGATATAATTTCAGTTTTCTTTATAAATGTTGAAAATAAGAGTACTTATTAAAAAACCAtcgtatcttaaaataaaaaacaatgtcTTGAATCCTTGTAATTATGATTTGAAAGTCGAACAGATGCAAGCTTATTCTGGAGATTTGTAAAACGAGAAAACTATGTTTGCTCCACAAAGGGAATGCGATGATGACTATGACCTCTGCTTGGGATCTTTTGAGCTTGAAAATTTAATGACGAAATTCTTAGAGCCTGCAAATTCTTCagagaaaaatatgaaagaaaccAAACATAaaatgttcaatttaatggtaaaGTTGCACTCAATGCAATAAAACAGGCAATAGAAATGCTTAAAAGCAAATTAAACATTTCTAGCATAATAAATCACAATATAGCACAACCGTACATCACCAATATGATAAACATCATGTCCGGCTTCTTTATATAATGATGACAAAAAACAGTTCCATGGCTCACATGAAAGGCCATATTGGGAGAATCTCCCTCTTAGCAATGCAATTCTTGCATTTGCTATAGTTGAAAAAAAAGACGCAGTGCAATCATTGCAATTAGGCAATTGGCATTCCAATATCAGAATCCAAATTCAAAACACAATCGTAACATGTGAGACACAAGATTTTTTATGCAACACTTGAAATCATTAAATTACCAAAATTCATGGTTTACGACAAAAATAAAGACACTTTAAATTCTATACAATCACCATTTTAATAGTTGTATATTTATtttaggggacaacttctctacccatcacaaaaagatgggtagtgtacATTCAACCAATCATATGATGCCATCTAATTTTaacacaattaattatttattaaatattacaatAGATTGTTGTTTTCAAGACATTTTACACAGGAGGTAacattacccaactttttgagttgggtagataagaattcacctttatTTTATTGGATGAAGATCAAATGACCCGCgtttcaaattaaatttaaaatttaaaatgggTTAGGGAAATTTAAAATGCTTGGAGACCAATCTTCATCCAACAATAGGGATCCATTAACACAACATCAACAGGGTTTGGCAACCGGAGATTTACTGCAACAAAAAATCACAGCATATGGCATGTGAATTTACAAACTAAAAACAACTGAATACATACATACCAGTAAACGTTAACACACCAAACTAATCAAACCAAAACAGATAAACAAATTCCACaagatagaaaaaaataaaataaatagcattgacataaaaattaaaattgagtaCCTGGAAGCAGCAGAACCAATGTTGAGATTGTGATGAAGAATCCTATCAGAGGCGGGATTAACATCACCGTCAGACAAGTCCTTCAAACCCTTATCAGTCGCTGCATCTATTAGAGGCGGTGCAGGAGGACGCTCTTGAGACACAATCCTCTGAAAGTAATTCCCATAGATATACTCAAGAGAATATTGATGCTCTTCAGTATACCTCGGAATGTGACCGTGCCATTCCCACACAATATACTCCCCTTCTTCATCCACATGAAATCCAACAGCAATACTACTTTCACGTATCATAACAGTTTCACCAGAATTAGGCTTCAAGGTATGTGCTTTCCCGTTGAAGATTCGGTAAACGACTTCGGATTCAATTCGAGATTCTTCTTGGTAAATTTCATGTAGTCTGTCGTCTTGGAAGGGATGGGGCCTGTCATCTTCAGTTTCGTATTCGAGTCcttcttcttcatcgtcggaAATGAAATCGTCGATAAGTTTTGTTGTGAGAATCATGAACTTGAAGCCTGCTGATTAGATGGCGGAGGAACATGGTTTCAAGGCGGTTGACGGAGGAGGAAGAGTTGTTTGGAGGAGAGCTCAAGGTGTTTGATCAATATTCTCACTGAAATGAGTGACAGGAATGAAACGGAAACTGGTTTTAAAGGATTTAAGAAACACAACTCAGTTAGATATTTGCAACTAtcccattttttttattaatgccaacttttttttattgtttaataattttaaaactattttggaAGTTATTATTATATGAATAGTAATTTCACCActatttcaaaactttttttctaTACACataattttactatattttctgccatccttttattaattaaaaatttgaatttatagaaaataatttattttagaaaGATATTATGAGGTACCGTGAATATGTAACTGGTTATTTTAGGAAAATAGCAAAGTTATAGTCATACATAGAAATGCCATAAGCATAATTCCGTTagtgtaaaaaatatttattgagtttaatttttttatatggtaagtgaatattttaaaattaatttataacgTTGCTAAAGGTAAAATCATAATATTCTGAcatattttagaaaaattaaataCATTATAGTAATAAATCATTTTaagaaaaatagtttaaaaatattgaaagttttttataataaattattttaacatttaaaaaataacACGAAATTTATATTTAAGAAAAAATCAACTTTTACAAAATAGAAGATTTCAaactatattatatattttttaataaaatcaatttttgcaAAACAGAATACTGAATTCAAAATACTGAAGTCTTCTTTTCTTTTGTATTAAAGTTAAGTACTCTTTGTACTCACGTCGATACAATtatcttatataaaaaaattgaggtAAAGAAACtaatgtaaaaaatatattatatatttaaaataaaataaaattattttgaatatttttatacaAATTTTTAAGACCTAAAATTATATCTTTGGTTGCTTGACCCTTAAAGCagttttataaataatatgttttttttaattaaaaatttatatctcttttaaagttaatgaaaatagtaaaaaataggcattttatttgcagcattttcttttcttttcttttttgaaaaaaaactaagatatttttaaaatgaatttataTCTAATTTAGTTTGGGCTAGAACAAAATCAGACGCATCTTTGAACGTAATAAGAGGAACTTACCTGACATCTATTAGGTTGGTACTTACACCACCATATTTTTTAATAGTGgcaaaaattatttatttctttaaaaaattatagtTTGAGAAAAAAAATCTACTCTCCAATAATTAGtaaatgataatttttttaatagaatcgTTCTTTGAAAgaattattttgagagattaaaAGTGAAATATGAGATATTTATGATaactataaatatatttaattcttaaatatataataaattttttattgatccaaaaaaaaagaagaatttttAGCGGATTTTTTAAAAATACGATATGAGTTTTtacctaaattttaaaaatatctgaTATGTGTctcagttttaccaaaaatttaaAAAGTATGGTATGTCGGATATTTCCATCACCCTTGAAAAAATCAGTGGTCCAAATTCCGCATGCTCTCTGTAACACCCTCTAAATTCCACGATAAATATATTGCATAATCAAAGTAATTTAGCATGCATATCAAAAGATGGCGTCACATGTATTGaaaactaaacaaaacaaaacacaaatacACCTGATTATGTTCATAACACGCATTTAAATTTATGCTTCATATGCACATCACAAGGGaataattaatcattttaaaacacTACCAATAATTAAATCTCATAATAGATAGTCATGCTTAAAAGCATAGGCACCAAAGGCCAATCATCATATAATCTCAATACATTAAAACATAAAAGAGAATATAACAAATATCTCTCAACAAATATGAGTTCAAACGTTTCTCCGTGTTACATAACCAGATCATGACTCACTACCTAAAATAACGATAAACAAGAAACTAGCTCCACGACTGATCCTTGTAAGCCAAACGTCACTACTCCTCGGTACCTGAGCGATGTCGAACAAAACATCATTTCAACAGAAGAGTGAGAATTCATATTagtatagaaatatataataataaatacataATAACATACATCAAATCGAGCTCAACACACTTCATACATTCATGTATTCAACAATTTTTAAATACAATTCACATGTTTTACATATACAATATAGTTCAACAAATCAAGATAACAAAGTAATCAATCAGTATTACCACCAATGTATCATTCACACAATTATCACATAAGCACGCCAAATTATTATTTCACATTGACACATGTGACTCCAATGCGAATcaatgcaatatgcatgtggtacaaatTGTTATCCTTAGCGGTATCACCACGTCAATCTCCAAGACAGAAAACCACCAAAATAAACTCGTCATCTAAGCTTCAAACTCATCTCCAAGATTTGGGACAAGTCATTAGTTTCTACGAAACTAATGAACATTTCCTCTTCGCACCAAATGATACATGTGCAAATATCAAcaattatatgcaattaagaccatCTCCAAATCTTAATTATACAAGCATATATCCCACCATTCATCACATATGAATTATCTCACCTTTTGCACAAACATACACATATCATGTTATCAATCACATACAAAGACACCATCATAGCACTAACCAAATAAACACATCACAATTAACATTTAGCGATTAAAGCTCAACAATGTTAATCTCAACCAATTGAAATTCGTAACATACATATAAAACATAATATAGAACATAATCACATTTTAAACCACTCAATTCATCAATATAGAACATAATCACATGGATTGAACATATTATTTCACACAAACACCCATAGTTGATGAAATAGAAGCATTCTAACATGTAttcatcatatagtatcaattactaacataaaaatgattaaatcatcaatttcatggaTTCCACGTCAAAATCTAACATGTCAAAACCTAGAAATAAAATCTCCAAAACCTACACATGTTACTACCCATTACTTACATTATATACCCCATAATCACATGAAAAATCTACCCTTATCTTAGATGAATTCTTTCTCTACAGttgcctcttctcttctcttcctttctcttctttctcatcTTCTCCTTTTTTCTCCACTTCTATTTCTAACTTTCTATTCTCTTGTTTTAGTTAAATCCTTACTACATAATTTTCTCACTAATGGACTTACTAAATCTTACCCCCACCTTACTCATCCTATTATACTATTAGgcccaattaattatttttttattctcaCACCCAATGACCTAATACACATATAACACATAAATccacaaaatcacacaattaattagctactatattatataataattaataaaataaataactaataaataGAAATCGGTGTGTTACACTCTCCCCcctaaaatattttcgtccttgAAAATTCCCAAGTCACATTCTCACATGCCGGTCCTCCTCCAGTTACCCTCACTAAGGCAACCTCTTTACCACGAAACTTCTTCAACTCTCGATCCTCTATCCTCACATGTGATGTCTCCAGAGTCAGATTATCCCTCACATGCACATCATCTAATTGGACCACATGAGAAGGATccgcaatgtacctcctcaaCTAATACACATGAAAGACATCACGGTGATTAGCAAGCGACAGTGGCAAAGCTATATTATAAGTCACTTCACCTACTTTATTCAAAATCtcataaggaccaataaaacgtggcgtcaacttacgcgacttcagcGCTTGACCAACACCTATTACTAGAGTAACTctaagaaacacatgatctcccacCTTAAACTCAAGTGCTTTCCGTAACACTCTTCTACCCCACGTATATTTTCGCATaataattttgacaaaaaataaaacaaacaacctCAAGGGTGTCACATCTTCATAAATAAACTTCACTTAACAAATAGCCCTGCTTCGTAACATGGGTTGCCAAACTTTAAAACATGAATAACATCTTTAACATGGTAAACAAAACACTTATAATTTTGCAGCAGATTAAACAATTCAAAGCATCTTCATCACAAAATAACCATTACCATGAAAGGTGATTCAAGTATTAAGGAAAACATCAAAATTCATGCTTACAACGACATGATTATAAAAGTAATGCAAAATCCTTCAAAGACAACAATAATCATCATTCTCAAACCAATTGATCCCAACCcagatgttacatatcagagcaagacccataGACTCAACGGAACTAAAGTAAGCACACTCCAAAGCTACCTCCTAAGCTTCTCGCACTAGATTTTATCACATGTGCGTTACCcatgtggaggcaacattcaaacagaaagggtgagtaaatcgcaataattataaaaatcataaataatagATATAGTAGATACGGTATGGAAATAACAATAACGCAACATTATCTACCACCTCCAAGACATAACAACAGTTACTATTACCCACATAGAATCATTACAAAACAAGGATCACACCAAACAAATCACTTAGCACGCATATTATGCAATGTGACAAATAATGGCATGCAACATCTtcagactcatgcatgtggtaccaatacgtCATTTATGACTTAGTCATTGTTATTCTCCAAGGATCTCCACCAATAGGATCGATTCCCGCTTGGAATAGGAGCATGTCACAATTTTGCACTCAATCCACACAATGGGATTAAGGACGTCATTGGATTAGATCGTCCCATAACTCCATCGAATCATCACCCTGCAAAAACCTCACTGGACTACTCGTCCGacaatgctatgaatgcatgacgCGCAATAATATACAATAGTAAAACGCATCACTGTTCATCATACAAATCATACCTCATCACATTCATCATCACATGTTTCGTAACATGCAAatcatcaaaacaacatcaaaacaTCCTAAATCATAAGTCAAATGGTCAACAATACATAGTCATTTCAATTCCACAATGGAAGCATACTTGGTAATATTCATCACAAAAACATCACCACCTCATCACAAAACAATTCTAGAAACCTACATCCTATGGTCCATTTTACTCTCCCAAAATATAGATTATTTTATTAGCTATCTTACGCTTCGAACGACACGACAAACAGAATCCAGAAACTCAAGTTATgctcttttttaatttttctgcATCTGGTGTCATTCGCCCAGCGAGCCCTCTCCTTCGCCCAACCTTTTTAAACTCAACCTTGGTTTTGTATTATTAAAGCTCAACCACCACCTCTTTTTGATCAATCTTGGTTTTTTATTGTTAAATCTCAACCACCACTCTTTTAAATCACCCTTGTCTTGTATTGTTAAATCTTGACAcattttaaaacttgttaagtattgttaaagcttaacattttaaaaacgcattgagtattgttaaagctcaacactcaaaaagatttttccacttggctcttttattttccttttaaggggaactacaaatgctctgacttccctatttcacttaaggggtatgtaggcacacgATGTGATGTCGTACCGAGCAcacttttta
The Vicia villosa cultivar HV-30 ecotype Madison, WI linkage group LG6, Vvil1.0, whole genome shotgun sequence genome window above contains:
- the LOC131614730 gene encoding uncharacterized protein LOC131614730, producing MILTTKLIDDFISDDEEEGLEYETEDDRPHPFQDDRLHEIYQEESRIESEVVYRIFNGKAHTLKPNSGETVMIRESSIAVGFHVDEEGEYIVWEWHGHIPRYTEEHQYSLEYIYGNYFQRIVSQERPPAPPLIDAATDKGLKDLSDGDVNPASDRILHHNLNIGSAASSKSPVAKPC